In Mycetocola spongiae, the genomic stretch GCTGGCCTATGCCGCGATCGGCGGCGCACTGATCGCGGTACTGCTCCAGGGGCCGCTGGGGATCCTCCAGGGGTCCCTGCTCCTCAACGCCGCGGCCGCGGGTGCCGCGCTGCTGGCCACCTCGGCCCTGATCGTGGGCCTTGCCACCCTGATCGGCCCGGCCGGTATCGGGGTCGGCGCGGTGATCACCCTCTTTGTGGGTAACCCGATCTCCGCCGCCACCGCGCCCGCGAGTTTCCTCCCGGGCGCGTGGGGTGCCATCGGCCAATATTTTGTTCCGGGCGCATCCGCGACCCTGCTGCGCAATATCTCCTATTTCCCGGATGCCCCGACCGCGGGCCCGTGGCTGGTCCTGGCCGGCTGGACGGCACTGGGCCTGGTCCTTCTGGGGCTCGGTGCCCGCCGCGAACGGGCACGCCGGGATAAAAACACACCCGCGGTGACGGCCTCCGCCTAGGGCTGCGCCGGCGTATCCTCGGCCGTCGCGGAGCGCTCCTCCGCCAGATCGCCCACGCGGCGCCCGAGGACCACAAAAAACAGCACCAGGCCAAGCGAGAGAATGATGTGACCCAGCCCGGCAATTCCGGAGATCGCCGCGGAATCGGGGACGCCGTAGACCTGCATGATGCCGTGTGTGAACATCATTCCCACGGCGATGATCAGCCCAGCGTTATACAGCCAGAAAAACGAGTTAAACAGGTCCTCGCCGGAGAGGTCAAAAACCCGATCCAGTGCGAGTGCAATCAGAAATACCAGCATTCCCAGGGCCAGGAGGTGGGTATGGGCCACCGAGAGCTGGGTATCGCCGTGAAAATCATTCAGCTTCGTGAACTCGCGATAAAACACCCCCGCCCCGAGCCCGGCGATCAGATAGCACAGTGCGGCAATATACAGTTTTTTCATGATGAGTCATCACCCTCCCGCGGTGACGGTCGCCACCCCTCCCCCCTTCATAACAGCAGCGATCCACTGCGC encodes the following:
- a CDS encoding DUF2871 domain-containing protein; the encoded protein is MKKLYIAALCYLIAGLGAGVFYREFTKLNDFHGDTQLSVAHTHLLALGMLVFLIALALDRVFDLSGEDLFNSFFWLYNAGLIIAVGMMFTHGIMQVYGVPDSAAISGIAGLGHIILSLGLVLFFVVLGRRVGDLAEERSATAEDTPAQP